One genomic segment of Arthrobacter sp. JZ12 includes these proteins:
- a CDS encoding thiolase family protein, whose protein sequence is MHTSPERSASGSRAVFVLCRRTPFGRLRGMYSQVPAHNLLAPVLTAVIQDSGLAPREVNDVIMGNAVGGGGNVARLAALTAGLPTGVPGLTVDRQCASGLDAIVLACRLVEAGAGSWFLAGGVESCSTAPLRAHRLTSAPGAPDFYSRAQFAPENLGDPDAGQAAENVAAHHGINRAQQDAYALRSHARTAASLHLMTPEIVPLEGFGRDQTARKGMTAHLLYRFPPAFDPEGSVTAGNSCADADGAVVALVTSVDSARAAGVERGLVFGGSASTGGEPARFGTAGALAVRILLGRMNLGPDDISRWEFNEAFAAQVLASARLMDVPPERLNLQGGALAYGHPYGASGAMLVANLLRQMEGDDDGGWSVAAISAAGGVGTAAAFRAESL, encoded by the coding sequence GTGCACACATCTCCTGAGCGTTCCGCCTCCGGCTCCCGCGCAGTTTTTGTGCTCTGCCGGCGGACGCCGTTCGGGCGCCTCCGCGGCATGTACTCGCAGGTTCCGGCTCACAACCTGCTGGCTCCCGTACTTACCGCTGTCATCCAGGACTCCGGCCTCGCACCCAGGGAGGTTAACGACGTCATCATGGGCAACGCCGTTGGCGGAGGCGGCAACGTTGCGCGTTTGGCGGCACTGACTGCAGGGCTTCCCACAGGCGTCCCGGGACTCACCGTAGACCGGCAGTGCGCCTCCGGGCTGGACGCCATCGTCCTGGCCTGTCGGCTCGTGGAGGCCGGAGCCGGCAGCTGGTTCCTCGCCGGAGGAGTGGAAAGCTGCAGCACCGCACCCCTTCGGGCCCATCGGCTCACCTCTGCACCAGGGGCGCCCGACTTCTATTCACGGGCACAATTCGCGCCGGAGAACCTCGGCGACCCGGATGCGGGTCAAGCGGCCGAGAACGTTGCCGCGCATCATGGGATCAACCGGGCCCAACAGGACGCCTACGCACTGCGGAGCCATGCGCGGACTGCAGCCTCGTTGCATCTGATGACTCCTGAAATTGTGCCGCTCGAAGGCTTCGGCAGGGATCAAACGGCGCGCAAAGGGATGACCGCGCACCTGCTTTACCGGTTTCCGCCTGCCTTCGATCCAGAGGGCAGTGTGACGGCCGGTAACTCCTGCGCGGATGCCGACGGCGCGGTCGTCGCCCTGGTGACCAGCGTGGATTCGGCGAGGGCGGCCGGCGTCGAACGCGGGCTGGTCTTCGGTGGTTCGGCAAGCACCGGCGGCGAGCCAGCCCGGTTCGGAACGGCGGGCGCCCTCGCGGTGAGAATACTGCTCGGCCGGATGAACCTGGGCCCGGACGATATTTCCCGCTGGGAATTCAATGAAGCGTTCGCCGCGCAGGTTCTGGCCTCTGCACGCCTGATGGACGTACCGCCTGAACGCCTCAACCTCCAGGGCGGAGCCCTGGCTTACGGGCATCCCTATGGAGCATCGGGGGCGATGCTGGTGGCGAACCTGCTCCGCCAGATGGAAGGCGACGACGACGGCGGCTGGTCGGTTGCCGCGATCAGCGCGGCGGGGGGAGTGGGAACGGCGGCGGCCTTCCGCGCGGAGAGCCTCTAG
- a CDS encoding metal-sulfur cluster assembly factor, translating into MSDVNAAQTSLEDIEESLKDVIDPELGVNVVDLGLLYGLKYADDGALLIDMTLTTAACPLTDVIEEQVGQALDGVVDDWRLNWVWMPPWGPERITEDGRDQMRALGFNI; encoded by the coding sequence ATGAGTGATGTGAATGCGGCGCAGACGTCCCTGGAGGACATCGAAGAGTCGCTGAAGGACGTGATCGACCCGGAGCTTGGCGTGAACGTCGTGGACCTGGGGCTGCTCTATGGGCTCAAGTACGCCGACGACGGCGCGCTGCTGATCGATATGACGCTCACCACCGCCGCCTGCCCGCTCACCGACGTCATCGAGGAGCAGGTGGGACAGGCTCTCGACGGTGTGGTTGACGACTGGCGCCTGAACTGGGTGTGGATGCCACCATGGGGTCCCGAGCGGATCACCGAGGACGGACGTGACCAGATGAGGGCCCTCGGCTTCAACATCTAG
- the sufB gene encoding Fe-S cluster assembly protein SufB codes for MTDQTDQKALVPDAVPAGVISDILERNPELHGIGNYEYGWADKNDVGANARRGLDEEVVRDISAKKNEPEWMLDMRLKGLKYFDRKPMPSWGADLSGIDFDNIKYFVRSTEKQAASWEDLPEDIKNTYEKLGIPEAERNRLVAGVAAQYESEVVYHQINEELERQGVIFMDTDTALREHPEFFEEYFGSVIPVGDNKFASLNTAVWSGGSFVYVPPGVHVEIPLQAYFRINTENMGQFERTLIIADEGSYVHYIEGCTAPIYTSDSLHSAVVEIIAKKNARVRYTTIQNWSNNVYNLVTKRAIAHEGATMEWIDGNIGSKVTMKYPAVYLVGEHAKGETLSIAFAGEGQHQDTGSKMVHIAPNTKSSIISKSVARSGGRAAYRGLVQVREGASHSANTVRCDALLVDTISRSDTYPYVDIREDDVTMGHEATVSRVSEEQLFYLMSRGLPEDEAMAMIVRGFIEPIARELPMEYALELNRLIELQMEGAVG; via the coding sequence ATGACGGATCAGACAGATCAGAAGGCATTGGTACCCGACGCCGTGCCGGCAGGAGTGATCAGCGACATCCTCGAGAGGAATCCGGAGCTGCATGGCATCGGTAACTACGAGTACGGCTGGGCTGACAAGAACGACGTCGGCGCTAACGCGCGGCGTGGTCTCGATGAGGAAGTCGTCCGCGACATCTCCGCCAAGAAGAACGAGCCCGAGTGGATGCTCGACATGCGGCTCAAGGGCCTGAAGTACTTCGACCGCAAGCCGATGCCGTCGTGGGGTGCCGACCTTTCCGGCATCGACTTCGACAACATCAAGTACTTCGTGCGCTCCACAGAGAAGCAGGCTGCCAGCTGGGAAGACCTGCCTGAGGACATCAAGAACACCTACGAGAAGCTTGGTATCCCGGAGGCTGAGCGCAACCGCCTCGTGGCAGGCGTGGCCGCGCAGTACGAGTCCGAAGTTGTTTACCACCAGATCAACGAAGAGCTCGAGCGCCAGGGTGTCATCTTCATGGACACCGACACCGCGCTGCGGGAGCACCCTGAGTTCTTCGAGGAGTATTTCGGCTCAGTCATCCCCGTCGGTGACAACAAGTTCGCCTCGCTGAACACCGCGGTCTGGTCCGGCGGCTCCTTCGTCTACGTCCCCCCGGGCGTCCACGTGGAGATTCCGCTCCAGGCCTACTTCCGGATCAACACCGAGAACATGGGTCAGTTCGAGCGCACGCTGATCATCGCGGACGAGGGTTCCTACGTCCATTACATCGAGGGCTGCACCGCGCCGATCTACACCTCGGACTCGCTGCACTCGGCAGTCGTGGAGATCATCGCGAAGAAGAACGCCCGGGTTCGTTACACGACCATCCAGAACTGGTCCAACAACGTGTACAACCTGGTCACCAAGCGTGCGATCGCGCACGAGGGCGCCACCATGGAGTGGATCGACGGCAACATCGGTTCCAAGGTGACCATGAAGTACCCGGCCGTCTACCTCGTGGGCGAGCATGCCAAGGGTGAGACGCTGTCCATTGCCTTCGCCGGCGAGGGCCAGCACCAGGACACCGGTTCCAAGATGGTGCACATCGCACCGAACACCAAGTCCTCGATTATCTCGAAGTCCGTTGCGCGCAGTGGCGGTCGTGCCGCCTACCGCGGCCTCGTGCAGGTTCGGGAGGGTGCGTCGCACTCGGCCAACACCGTCCGGTGCGACGCGCTGCTGGTCGATACCATCTCCCGTTCTGACACCTACCCCTATGTCGACATCCGCGAGGATGACGTCACCATGGGACACGAGGCAACCGTGTCGCGGGTCAGCGAGGAGCAGCTGTTCTACCTGATGTCCCGCGGACTTCCGGAAGATGAAGCGATGGCGATGATCGTGCGCGGATTCATCGAGCCGATCGCCCGCGAACTTCCGATGGAGTACGCCCTTGAACTGAACCGCTTGATCGAACTCCAGATGGAAGGAGCCGTAGGCTAA
- the sufC gene encoding Fe-S cluster assembly ATPase SufC, which translates to MSTLEIKDLHVSIETEQGSKPILKGVSLTINTGETHAIMGPNGSGKSTLASTIAGHPRYTVDSGSITLDGEDVLEMSVDERARAGLFLAMQYPVEVPGVTMTNFLRTAKTALDGEAPSLRHWTKDVKEAMSQLRIDADFAQRNVNEGFSGGEKKRVEILQLELFKPKFAILDETDSGLDVDALKVVSEGVNREHGKGNMGTLLITHYTRILRYIKPDFVHVFVDGRIAEEGGPELADRLEEEGYDRFLVPGAAPAGA; encoded by the coding sequence ATGTCCACCCTTGAAATCAAGGACCTGCACGTCAGCATCGAAACGGAACAGGGCAGCAAGCCCATCCTCAAGGGCGTCAGCCTGACCATCAACACCGGTGAGACCCACGCAATCATGGGCCCTAACGGCTCCGGCAAGTCCACGCTGGCCTCCACCATCGCCGGCCACCCGCGCTACACCGTGGACAGCGGCTCGATCACCCTGGACGGTGAGGACGTACTGGAGATGAGCGTGGACGAGCGTGCGCGCGCCGGCCTCTTCCTCGCCATGCAGTATCCGGTCGAGGTCCCCGGCGTCACCATGACCAACTTCCTCCGGACCGCCAAGACCGCGCTCGACGGCGAAGCCCCGAGCCTGCGCCACTGGACCAAGGACGTGAAGGAAGCCATGTCGCAGCTGCGCATCGATGCCGACTTCGCACAGCGCAACGTGAACGAAGGGTTCTCCGGCGGAGAGAAGAAGCGGGTCGAGATCCTGCAGCTCGAGCTGTTCAAGCCCAAGTTCGCCATCCTCGACGAGACCGACTCCGGTCTCGACGTCGACGCCCTCAAGGTGGTTTCCGAAGGCGTGAACCGTGAGCACGGCAAGGGCAACATGGGCACCCTGCTCATCACCCACTACACCCGCATCCTCCGCTACATCAAGCCGGACTTCGTGCACGTATTCGTCGACGGCCGAATCGCGGAAGAGGGCGGCCCCGAGCTTGCCGACCGCCTTGAGGAAGAGGGCTACGACCGCTTCCTCGTCCCCGGCGCAGCACCGGCCGGCGCCTGA
- a CDS encoding helix-turn-helix transcriptional regulator encodes MSHPVVRGLVPAQGASVGDDADSRRSADERTRDKVLSAVLEHGPVSAAELGDLLGYTPAAVRRHLDALSRDGLIEVKLVSNPSTGAGRPARRYVLSQRGQTRLGNDYLHIAQAALGQLKDAAGPDAVRRFAATRFADMEERYRPAVESAGERLEDKAAALAGALSVDGFVGSTREIGRNAPRAAMMSVQLCQGHCPIQELAAQFPEFCEQETEVFARLLGVDVRRLSTLASGGHVCTTHIPVGRLGRLGSPPGTGSPPGAVRPAGVAPAGPHPQTLNVSNDQQGRP; translated from the coding sequence ATGTCCCATCCGGTCGTCCGTGGGCTCGTACCCGCCCAAGGCGCCAGCGTTGGCGACGATGCTGATTCCCGCAGGTCGGCCGACGAGCGGACGCGTGACAAGGTCCTGTCGGCCGTGCTGGAGCACGGTCCGGTGAGTGCAGCCGAGTTGGGTGACCTTCTCGGATACACGCCGGCAGCGGTACGGCGCCATCTCGATGCACTCTCCAGGGACGGCTTGATCGAGGTCAAGCTCGTAAGCAATCCGTCGACGGGAGCCGGGCGTCCCGCCCGCCGCTATGTCCTGAGCCAGCGGGGACAGACGCGCCTCGGCAACGACTACCTTCACATCGCGCAGGCGGCGCTGGGGCAACTCAAGGACGCGGCAGGGCCCGACGCCGTACGTCGCTTCGCCGCTACCCGCTTCGCCGACATGGAGGAACGGTATCGTCCCGCCGTCGAATCCGCAGGTGAGCGCCTGGAGGACAAGGCAGCTGCCCTGGCTGGGGCGCTGAGCGTCGATGGCTTCGTCGGCTCCACCCGCGAGATCGGGCGCAATGCTCCCCGTGCCGCAATGATGAGCGTGCAGCTCTGTCAGGGGCATTGCCCCATCCAGGAACTGGCCGCTCAATTCCCCGAGTTCTGCGAGCAGGAAACCGAGGTCTTCGCCAGGCTGCTCGGTGTTGATGTGCGCCGGCTTTCCACTCTGGCAAGCGGTGGGCACGTGTGCACAACCCACATTCCTGTCGGCCGCCTCGGCAGACTCGGCAGCCCGCCCGGCACAGGCAGCCCGCCCGGCGCAGTCCGCCCGGCCGGCGTCGCACCCGCAGGACCACACCCACAAACTTTAAACGTCTCCAACGATCAGCAAGGAAGGCCGTGA
- a CDS encoding AMP-binding protein: MPFINRLLERARVTPDSDAVVTEEGKLTCAELVARASALPLPDGNLVALELADPLAFTVAFTAVVGRGKCAAVLDPAWPEELRTRVLDGLRPVGVLDELLFSGAVPEAAEADGRPGALADAAAETRFYCGFTSGTSGVPKAFVRSSGSWARSLRRSAAYFGVTPGLRTFAPGPLSSSLNLYALAEALYAGAAFFTLGASTQGPRGVRMAEALASWRIQHLVAVPAAVGLALQRVDSLPALRTVVAGGARLTDLQVSKVLRVAPNAWIFEYYGASELSLVTARRVHGAVGGAVGGDVGKPFPGVRLRIEADQPMSPGTIWVSTDTAIDGYLLGDDGHGFTRDGEWVTVHDQGWIDDDGGLHLAGRAGDMLVVAGTNVYPSEVEDALARIGFRSAVAFGIPDGRRGTLLAAAIEAESHEEVDSHRIRQALRETLPAVKIPSRVKAVDSIPLTAAGKPDRAALAVLMQDSEATRAHIS; encoded by the coding sequence ATGCCCTTCATCAACCGCCTGCTCGAACGGGCACGCGTAACTCCGGACAGCGACGCGGTCGTCACCGAGGAGGGCAAACTGACCTGCGCCGAGCTGGTCGCCAGGGCTTCCGCTCTACCGCTTCCAGACGGGAACCTGGTTGCGCTTGAGCTCGCCGACCCGCTCGCCTTCACCGTGGCCTTCACGGCCGTCGTCGGCCGCGGCAAGTGTGCTGCCGTGCTTGATCCTGCGTGGCCCGAAGAGCTTCGTACCCGTGTGCTGGATGGGCTGAGGCCCGTTGGCGTGCTTGACGAATTATTGTTCTCCGGTGCCGTCCCAGAAGCCGCGGAGGCGGATGGACGCCCCGGCGCCCTGGCTGATGCTGCGGCGGAGACCCGCTTCTACTGCGGCTTCACGTCCGGGACCTCCGGCGTGCCGAAGGCATTCGTCCGGAGCTCCGGTTCGTGGGCCCGTTCCTTGCGCCGCAGTGCCGCCTATTTCGGTGTCACGCCCGGGCTCCGCACGTTCGCGCCCGGGCCCCTGTCGTCGAGCCTGAACCTGTACGCACTCGCGGAGGCGCTTTACGCTGGAGCTGCTTTTTTCACTCTCGGCGCGTCGACCCAGGGCCCGAGGGGAGTACGGATGGCGGAGGCCCTCGCTTCCTGGCGTATTCAACATCTTGTAGCCGTTCCGGCCGCCGTGGGGCTTGCGCTTCAGCGCGTCGACAGCCTGCCCGCGCTGCGCACCGTCGTCGCAGGTGGAGCTCGGCTGACGGACTTGCAGGTGTCAAAGGTCCTCCGCGTTGCTCCGAACGCATGGATTTTCGAGTACTACGGCGCCTCGGAGCTCAGCCTCGTAACCGCACGCCGCGTTCACGGCGCAGTCGGGGGCGCGGTCGGGGGCGATGTAGGGAAGCCGTTCCCGGGAGTTCGCCTGCGAATCGAGGCTGACCAGCCGATGTCCCCCGGGACAATCTGGGTGAGCACGGACACCGCCATCGACGGTTATCTGCTGGGCGACGACGGGCATGGGTTCACGCGGGACGGCGAGTGGGTCACAGTTCACGACCAGGGCTGGATTGACGACGACGGCGGCCTCCACCTTGCCGGGCGCGCCGGCGACATGCTGGTGGTTGCCGGAACCAACGTCTACCCGTCGGAGGTGGAGGATGCGCTGGCGCGCATCGGCTTTCGATCTGCCGTTGCCTTCGGGATTCCGGACGGACGGCGGGGAACGCTGCTGGCAGCGGCGATCGAAGCGGAGAGTCACGAAGAGGTGGATTCCCACCGTATCCGCCAAGCGCTGCGGGAGACTCTGCCTGCCGTGAAAATCCCGAGCCGGGTGAAGGCAGTTGATTCGATCCCGCTGACGGCAGCCGGGAAACCTGATCGAGCAGCATTGGCTGTCCTGATGCAGGATTCGGAGGCAACGCGTGCACACATCTCCTGA
- a CDS encoding ABC transporter ATP-binding protein, which produces MPSSPALEVSGLVKDFGPVSALDGKMVRVLDGVTLQAHRGRVTTLLGANGAGKTTTLECAQGLQKPTGGRVRLLGEDPWHAGAGLRSRVGIMLQEGGLPPAVRPLALLRHVAGMYEAPRSVDALAERLGIDSFAGTTVRRLSGGQKQRLALACALVGNPEVIFLDEPSAGLDPQSRSIVFDLINELRSEGLAIILTTHLLDDAQKLADYVYIVDKGRTVRHGTVAELTAHAADAARELRFEASPGLALPASRLPGVQVSEATPGSYRLSGALTPRELAVLASWWAEEGIMPASITLTSRSLEDVFLDISGRSAR; this is translated from the coding sequence GTGCCCTCCTCCCCTGCCCTCGAAGTAAGCGGGCTCGTTAAGGACTTCGGACCGGTATCGGCGCTCGACGGGAAGATGGTCCGCGTGCTGGACGGCGTCACCCTGCAAGCTCACCGGGGACGGGTCACTACGCTGCTGGGGGCGAACGGTGCGGGCAAAACCACAACTTTGGAGTGCGCCCAGGGCCTGCAGAAGCCTACGGGTGGGCGGGTACGGCTACTCGGCGAAGACCCCTGGCATGCCGGAGCGGGCCTGCGAAGCCGCGTCGGGATCATGCTGCAGGAAGGCGGACTGCCTCCTGCTGTTCGACCTCTGGCCCTGCTCCGCCACGTGGCGGGAATGTATGAAGCGCCCCGCAGCGTTGACGCGCTCGCCGAGAGGCTGGGCATCGATTCCTTCGCCGGCACCACCGTGCGTCGCCTCTCAGGCGGACAGAAGCAGCGGCTGGCCCTTGCCTGTGCGCTGGTGGGCAATCCCGAGGTGATCTTCCTCGATGAACCCAGCGCCGGGCTCGACCCGCAGTCCCGCAGCATCGTCTTCGACCTCATCAACGAGCTGCGGTCAGAGGGCCTGGCCATCATCCTCACCACCCATCTGCTCGACGACGCGCAAAAACTGGCTGACTACGTCTACATCGTTGACAAGGGCAGGACAGTCCGGCACGGCACTGTCGCGGAGCTCACCGCGCATGCGGCAGATGCGGCGCGGGAGCTGCGCTTCGAAGCCTCTCCGGGCCTCGCGCTGCCCGCCTCGCGCCTGCCCGGTGTGCAGGTGAGTGAAGCAACGCCCGGTTCCTATCGCCTGAGCGGTGCCCTCACTCCCCGAGAGCTTGCAGTCCTGGCGTCATGGTGGGCCGAAGAGGGAATCATGCCCGCCTCGATCACGCTCACATCCCGTTCACTCGAGGACGTCTTCCTTGATATTTCTGGCAGGAGCGCCCGATGA
- the sufD gene encoding Fe-S cluster assembly protein SufD — protein MAETSQLSPELSDEKARIGAPSGEDKVAIAGFTEEGENLSPLNTGSEQHGARRHSHGDEPVVPEASRGERLKSYKLADFAPLTGREEDWRFTPLKRLRGLHTDALTGQGPAVTVTGASNIQVETVARDDARFGAAAIPEDRISAAAWEAVTAATVVTIPEETVADCEVTVTVRGTDNAAAAQHLIIDAKKFSRAVVVLDHQGSTTLAQNVEILVGDGAELTVVSVQEWNDDAVHVSSQQAKVGRDARFKHVVVSLGGDLVRLTPSSFFTAPGAEVEMYGLYFADAGQHLEQRLLVDHAVPNCKSRVTYKGALQGKDAHTVWVGDVLIRKEAEGTDTYEVNRNLVLTDGARSDSVPNLEIETGQIEGAGHASATGRFDDEHLFYLMARGIDEKTARRLVVRGFLNEVIQQIKVPVLEERLTEAVERELAAGNN, from the coding sequence ATGGCCGAAACCTCACAGTTGAGCCCTGAGCTTTCAGATGAAAAGGCACGCATTGGTGCCCCCTCGGGCGAGGACAAGGTGGCCATTGCCGGCTTCACCGAAGAGGGCGAGAATCTCTCTCCGCTGAACACCGGCTCTGAGCAGCACGGGGCCCGCCGGCACAGCCATGGCGATGAGCCGGTTGTCCCGGAGGCCTCCCGTGGTGAGCGGCTGAAGTCCTACAAGCTCGCCGACTTCGCTCCGCTCACCGGGCGCGAAGAGGACTGGCGGTTCACTCCGCTCAAGCGCCTGCGCGGTCTGCACACCGATGCCCTGACCGGGCAGGGTCCCGCCGTCACTGTCACCGGTGCGTCCAACATCCAGGTCGAGACCGTCGCCCGCGATGATGCACGTTTTGGTGCTGCCGCCATTCCGGAAGACAGGATCTCCGCCGCGGCCTGGGAAGCTGTGACCGCCGCGACTGTTGTCACCATTCCCGAGGAGACGGTTGCTGACTGCGAAGTGACGGTTACCGTCCGCGGAACCGACAACGCAGCAGCCGCCCAGCACCTCATCATCGATGCGAAGAAGTTTTCCCGGGCCGTCGTGGTCCTGGATCACCAGGGCAGCACCACGCTCGCCCAGAACGTCGAGATCCTCGTGGGAGATGGTGCGGAGCTCACCGTCGTAAGCGTCCAGGAATGGAACGACGACGCCGTCCACGTCTCCTCGCAGCAGGCGAAGGTGGGCCGTGACGCACGGTTCAAGCACGTCGTCGTCAGCCTTGGTGGCGACCTGGTGCGCCTCACGCCGTCGTCGTTCTTCACCGCGCCCGGTGCAGAGGTCGAAATGTACGGCCTGTACTTCGCCGACGCAGGGCAGCACCTGGAGCAGCGGCTGCTTGTGGACCACGCAGTTCCCAACTGCAAGTCGCGTGTCACCTACAAGGGTGCGCTCCAGGGCAAGGACGCGCATACCGTGTGGGTTGGCGACGTCCTGATCCGCAAGGAGGCCGAGGGCACCGACACCTACGAGGTGAACCGCAACCTGGTCCTCACTGACGGCGCGCGTTCCGACTCGGTTCCGAACCTTGAGATCGAAACCGGGCAGATCGAGGGCGCCGGCCACGCCAGCGCCACCGGCCGGTTCGACGACGAGCACCTGTTCTACCTGATGGCCCGCGGTATCGATGAGAAGACCGCGCGCCGACTGGTCGTGCGCGGCTTCCTCAACGAGGTCATCCAGCAGATCAAGGTACCCGTGCTTGAGGAGCGCCTAACTGAAGCGGTAGAGCGCGAGTTGGCCGCAGGGAACAACTGA
- a CDS encoding CbiQ family ECF transporter T component, whose protein sequence is MRGHVSLLGAYIPRLSLLHSAPLWAKVLSVSVLSILVLGFNSLAVTGGGLILVALAYLAGARLSFRELVQPLLRMWPLILVLGIFQVFTAGPLKAFLVVGNIVVCVLAALLIPLTTESQRLLDGLVSLAKPLRPLGADPERFGLTVALMLRSIPYLVGSAADARDAARARGLERNPRALILPLFIGAVAYAQQTGEALAARGLAEPDDDGVAGGNAS, encoded by the coding sequence GTGAGGGGCCATGTGAGCCTGCTAGGCGCCTATATCCCGCGCCTGTCGCTCCTGCACAGCGCTCCCCTCTGGGCGAAGGTGCTGTCCGTCAGCGTTCTTTCGATACTTGTCCTCGGATTCAACTCGCTCGCGGTAACGGGCGGCGGGCTGATTCTGGTGGCCCTTGCCTATCTGGCCGGGGCACGCCTGAGCTTTCGGGAACTGGTCCAGCCTCTCCTGAGAATGTGGCCGCTGATCCTTGTGCTCGGGATCTTCCAGGTCTTTACCGCCGGTCCCCTCAAGGCATTCCTGGTGGTGGGCAATATCGTGGTGTGCGTCCTGGCCGCCCTCCTGATTCCGCTCACCACCGAGAGCCAGCGGCTCCTGGACGGGCTGGTGTCCCTCGCCAAACCGCTCCGTCCGTTGGGAGCCGATCCGGAGCGCTTCGGGCTGACCGTGGCGCTGATGCTTCGGAGCATTCCCTATCTGGTCGGATCAGCAGCCGACGCACGCGATGCGGCCCGCGCGCGCGGCCTCGAACGAAATCCACGGGCCCTGATACTCCCCCTCTTCATCGGCGCCGTGGCGTACGCGCAACAGACCGGGGAGGCCCTCGCCGCCCGCGGGCTGGCTGAGCCTGACGATGACGGTGTTGCCGGAGGAAATGCCAGCTAG
- a CDS encoding O-acetyl-ADP-ribose deacetylase gives MTPAPDIVIVQGDITRQEVDAVVNAANSSLLGGGGVDGAIHAAAGPELLEACRAVREEEYPGGLPVGQAVATPGFRLPAAWVIHTVGPNRHAGQTDPALLESCFRRSLEIADDIGAQSVAFPAISAGIYGWDPEAVAGVAHRAVAEYDGGVREVRFVLFSDRLANTFRQVFQHRRD, from the coding sequence GTGACGCCGGCACCGGACATCGTGATCGTCCAGGGCGACATCACGCGGCAGGAGGTCGACGCCGTCGTCAATGCAGCCAACTCCTCCCTGCTGGGCGGCGGCGGCGTTGACGGTGCTATTCACGCTGCCGCGGGTCCGGAGCTTCTGGAAGCCTGCCGGGCGGTGCGGGAGGAGGAGTATCCGGGCGGGCTCCCGGTTGGACAAGCGGTGGCCACACCCGGTTTTCGGCTACCGGCAGCGTGGGTCATTCACACGGTCGGACCCAACAGGCATGCGGGCCAAACCGATCCAGCCCTGCTGGAGTCGTGTTTCCGTCGCAGCCTGGAGATTGCCGATGATATTGGCGCGCAGTCGGTCGCTTTTCCCGCTATCAGCGCGGGCATCTACGGCTGGGATCCGGAGGCAGTGGCCGGAGTCGCCCACCGGGCGGTGGCAGAGTACGACGGCGGTGTCCGCGAGGTGCGGTTCGTCCTGTTCTCAGACCGGCTGGCCAACACCTTCCGGCAGGTGTTCCAGCATCGGCGGGACTGA
- a CDS encoding ABC transporter ATP-binding protein: MIEFDGAAVAAEHPSPRQILQPVRLTLSEQRISVIGANGSGKSTLLKLINSLVLPSAGSVRVNGLDTSRNGSAVRRTVGFMFTDPLSQLVMPTGREDVELSLRRHYRRREDRRETAAAVLDRFGLTNLADQSVYDLSGGERQLLALATVLACEPSVLVADEPTTLLDLRNEHKVRTLFGGLDQQVVFTTHSLDFAQEADRTLVIDNGRVVFDGAPSEAVRAYRELTLSGLSLEDRQ; the protein is encoded by the coding sequence ATGATTGAGTTCGACGGCGCCGCAGTAGCGGCCGAGCATCCCTCACCTCGCCAGATCCTCCAGCCTGTCCGGCTGACGCTGTCCGAGCAGCGCATCAGTGTCATCGGCGCAAATGGTTCGGGCAAATCGACACTGTTGAAGCTGATCAACTCGCTGGTGCTTCCGAGCGCTGGAAGCGTGCGGGTCAACGGCCTCGACACCTCCCGCAACGGTTCCGCGGTTCGTCGGACTGTCGGCTTCATGTTCACGGACCCGCTGTCGCAGCTGGTCATGCCCACAGGACGCGAAGATGTGGAACTCTCACTGCGCCGTCATTACCGGCGCCGCGAAGATCGGCGTGAAACTGCGGCAGCAGTCCTCGACCGGTTTGGACTCACCAATCTGGCGGACCAGAGCGTCTACGACCTGTCCGGGGGCGAGCGTCAACTGCTTGCCCTCGCCACAGTGTTGGCCTGCGAACCCAGTGTGCTTGTCGCCGACGAGCCGACGACGCTCCTGGATCTCCGGAACGAACACAAGGTACGCACGCTCTTCGGAGGACTCGACCAGCAGGTGGTGTTCACAACCCACTCCCTCGACTTCGCCCAGGAAGCGGACCGAACACTTGTGATCGACAACGGTCGGGTGGTTTTCGACGGCGCACCGTCCGAAGCAGTTCGTGCCTACCGTGAGCTGACCTTGTCCGGGCTGTCATTGGAGGATCGACAGTGA
- a CDS encoding non-heme iron oxygenase ferredoxin subunit, with product MTEASPETPRGELVCKVDEIGVKQALRILIGDLPVAIVKDSEGAIHAIGDTCSHADISLSEGDVEGCAIECWGHGSQFDLRTGMPLQLPAYEPVPVFALEIHGDGVYVDVTTVVNSAPVPDRD from the coding sequence ATGACCGAGGCATCTCCGGAGACACCCAGGGGTGAACTCGTCTGCAAGGTGGACGAGATCGGCGTAAAGCAGGCCCTGCGGATCCTCATCGGCGACCTTCCCGTCGCGATCGTGAAGGACTCCGAGGGCGCTATCCACGCCATCGGTGACACCTGCTCCCACGCGGATATCTCCCTGTCCGAGGGCGACGTTGAGGGCTGCGCGATCGAATGCTGGGGCCACGGTTCCCAGTTCGATCTGCGCACCGGGATGCCGCTTCAGCTTCCGGCCTACGAGCCGGTTCCGGTGTTCGCGCTCGAGATCCACGGCGACGGTGTCTACGTGGATGTCACCACGGTGGTCAACTCGGCGCCTGTACCCGACCGCGACTAG